AGGTAACTGGACACTTTCTTTGGACCTCTGACTGGGAGCAGCCCCTCACACCGTGTCTCCACTGTAGACGGTAGCAGACATTGAGCATGGTTGGATCCTGGTCACCAAGGAGCAGCACCGGCAGCTCAAATCACTGCAGGAGAAGGTCTCCAAGAAGGAGGTGAGCCTTACCTCCCCGTCTCCCTCCAAGGGGTTGCTTCCTCTGGGCGGTCCTGCTTCCCCTCCTGACTCGCCCCCATGGTGACTGGGTTTCAGTTCCTGCGACTGGCCCAGACACTGCGGCACTACGGCTACCTGCGCTTCGATGCCTGTGTGGCTGACTTCCCAGAAAAGGACTGTCCGGTGGTGGTGAGCGCAGGCAACAGTGAGCTCAGCCTCCAGCTCCGCCTGCCTGGCCAGCAACTCCGTGAAGGCTCCTTCCGGGTCACCCGCATGCGGTGCTGGCGGGTCACCTCCTCTGTGAGTTGGGGTAGGAGGGGGAGGCCTTTGGGATGGAGGCCTGGCAAGCCTTGAGCTTCAGGAATAGGCTGGAGTAGGTCAAGGCAAGTCTCTCAGGCTGAGAACGAACTCAACCTGATTCCCCTTCTCCAGGTGCCACTGCCCAGTGGAGGCACAAGCAGCCCCGGCCGGGGCCGGGGTGAGGTGCGCCTGGAACTGGCTTTTGAATACCTCATGAGCAAGGACCGGCTACAGTGGGTTACCATCACCAGCCCCCAGGTGTGAGCCCACCCTCAGACCTCCTCTGGAGCCCATTGCACCGTCTCTCTTAGATACCCAAGTCTAGGGCTTCCAGGACTCCATGTGAGTGGGAGCCCTTGTCCTAGGGGTTCTGGGCTCAGGGTGACCACTCTAGTCAGGCTGAGCTCTCCCCTTGCCCTCAGGCTATCATGATGAGtatctgcttgcagtccatggtAGATGAACTGATGGTGAAGAAATCTGGCGGCAGTATCAGGAAGGTATGCGGTGGCTGTGCTCTCCCTGCCTTTTGTCCTAGGGCTGACGCTTCTGAGAGGGAGGGGAAGGCTCAGGATTCCCATGGGAGTGATCCTGCCCTTAGCAGTGCCTCACGTCTCCATCCCCAGATGCTGCGGCGGCGGGTGGGGGGCACCCTGAGACGCTCAGAGAGCCAGCAAGCCGTGAAGTCACCACCATTGCTTGTAAGTACTGCTCCCTGATCGgtgccccagcccccagcccccagctttGCCTGACCTCCCCACGAGCTCTCTGATGCTGCTGTCTCCTCTTCTCCAGGAGTCACCGGACGCCAGCCGGGAGTCCATGGTCAAACTCTCAGTGAGTTTCCCACAAGGCTTGGCGAGGTTGGTGTTTGTAGGGGATCTCAGGGAGGCTCAAGCCCTCTGACCCCCAACCCTGCCTTTATTCCAGAGCAAGCTGAGTGCTGTGAGCCTGCGGGGGATTGGCACTCCCGGTACAGATGCCAGTGCCAGTGATGTCCATGGCAATTTTGCCTTCGAgggcattggagacgaggacctGTGATCTCCAGCACTCGGatgtctgccctctgccctgggagaATGTTCAGAAACTTGCCCTGTGCCTGTATCCCGCCCTGCCCCCCAGACATGgggcattttcctttctcttgttcccttttctcctctcagCCAGGGACCTCCTaacccagctcctcctccccctcccccccatccTGGGGCTGGCTACACAAAGGATCGCCCAGAGCTGGCCCTCAATGCCAAATTAGCATTTAGTATTTTGCACAAAGTCCACGGGACCATGGCTACCTGCCTGGGGAGGAACCACAGTTCCCTTCAGGCTGCTTCTGGCTTCTCAGGGCCATGAGCCAAGGGGATGGGCAGAGGTCTGTGTACGGTCTGGCCCAGCTCCCCATCATTAAACTCAGCCTGATTGCTGCCTACCTCTGGTTCCCTCTCTGCCCCTGCTCCCCCCATCACAGCACACACTGCTGTGCTAAGGGTGAGCCTGAGCCGTGCTTGTCACTGCCAACTCAGCATAGACATGGCTTTGTTAGTGTTTCCTTTATTATAAAGCActgaaataagttaaataaacaggtgtgAGGCTGGACAGTCCCCCAGCCAGTTCCTCCACTGCCCCTGGGAGCAGTGGAGATGAATACAGGGCCCTTCTCACTGAGCTTATGAAGTGCATCAGTCAAGGCAAGGCCCCCTGGTCCATATAGGtcccctgcccatggggtttGGGCTGGTCCATACAGTGCCTAGGTGAGTCAGTGTGGAGCCCCCTGGCCAgcgggggaggaaggagaaggtggctTCTGGTCCGTCTGTATAAAACACAGGAGGGTCAGGACTACTGCATGGAGCCCTGGGACAGAAGGACCTAGTTCAGGGTGAGTCTGTATGGAGAGCTCGGCTACTGGTGGCACCCAGGGCTGCCGGGCCCCGAGAGCTCAAAACGGGGGGAGGACTGTGAGGTGGGGCCCAGCCCTCAGAAGCAGAGAGGCCAGGCCCTCCCGCCCCTCCGTGGCCATGCACCTTTTGGTGGCGCTTGTAGTTGTCCCAGTGGCCCGTGGTATAGGCGCAGGTGGCACAGCGGAAGGGCTTCTCGCCTGTGTGCCGCAGCATGTGGCGTTTGAGGTTCATACTCTGATTGCAGCTGTAGTTGCAAAGGCTGCACCGAAAAGGTTTGTCCCCAGAGTGGATCCGACCATGACGTTTGAGGTTGGCCAGGTTACCACAGGCATAGGGGCAGAGGGGGCACTTgtagggtttctctcctgtgtggacACGCTGGTGCCGTTTCAGGTTGTCCAGGTGAGCAGAGGCGTAGGGACAACGGGCACAGCGGAAGGGCTTCTCACCACTGTGCGTCTTCATGTGCCGAGCCAAGTGGTTGGGATAATGAGTGGCAAAGGGGCAGAGGCTGCAGGCGAAGCCTTTGTCACTGGGGCCCTGGGGTCCCCCACTGGCACCACCTCCAGTCTCTCCTCGCATGCAGCGCCCACACGTGCCTGCTGCCAGCCGactgccctccccctcctccagctcttGCCCACAGTTCCGGCAGGTCCAAGGGAACAGCAGCTCTGGCAGTGGTTCTGACCCAGTCCCACACAGGCCTTCCCCTTCACCCCGCAGCTGCCCACAGTCCGGCAGGAAACTGGCACCGCCTGGTGACACATGGAGGCTCAGATCTGGAAGCAGCAGGGCATCTGTGGGGACAATGACACCTGGGCTATGAATGCAGGTACCCCCTAAGGCCACCCACCCATGTCCCAGGTTCTTTAGTCCTGGCTTTTTACCTTCGGGTCGCCGAGGCACTGTCCCCTCCTGCTCTGTGGGACTGGGAGGCCGGGCAGGACGTGGAGCACAGCAGCGGAAGCCACAGGTCGGGCAGGGAGGAGTGGGGGGCCCTGCATGGGTGCGCTGATGCCGCCTCAGGTTGCCCAGGCTGCTGCAGGCAAAGGGGCAGTGGGGACAGCGGTAGGGCTTCTCGCCAGTGTGGGTGCGGGTGTGTCGTGTCAGGTTGACGAGCTGGGCTGAGGCGTAGGGGCAGCGGCCACAGCGGAATGGCTTCTCCCcgctgtgtgtctgcatgtgccgCTTCAGGTGGCTCGAGTAGTGGGACACGAAGGCGCAGAGGCGGCATGAGTACAGTAGCCGTGGGGGCAGCGGGGGCCCCCCACCCGGTCCTCCTGCCCCACAACACGGCCCCTCACCTGTGGGCCCCCCACACAGCTGGCAGGCTGGGCCTGGCCTCTCACCCCTGGCCTCCCCTGGACCCCTGGCTGGCTCCTCAACTTCACTCTCCGCACTTAGTGCGCGGCCGCCCCCAGACTCGTCGTCGCTCAGCCCGTAGGGAAGCCCAGGCCTGGCCCCCAGAGAGTCTCCTGGTGAGACAGACAGGAGAAGAGACATCAACACAGCAGAACCAGACTCAAAACTCCCTCCTTGTCACTTGTAGCCTCACCACTTGCTGGGCTCCACCCTTCAATTCAGTGACCCTAAACATTGAACATGAATTAGCTACCTCTGAGCCTGGACTAACCCAGTGATGACAAGAGTTGTATATTGGTCCACGAAATGGAAAAAAAGGTGTGGTTCACAGTGGACCACCGATTGAAATCAATCAACAATTACGTAATTCTTGggataagaaagcaaaaatacacaAGGCAGAGGCCGGAGACGTTTTTCTAATTCATCCACCAGTGGGGActcagtttttaatttataatcagCTTCATACTACCTCAAGAGGCAAAATTTGGAGAGAAGAAGCAAAGTAATGCATGTAATGCTACTTCTAAGCCTAAAGGGTGGATTCCGTTTTATGTGGATTCCTTCAGTGACTTTCAAAAGCAACTTCCAGAATTGGCATTAAGTGGATAGGTAGTGCAGCAACTTAGGATGGGGTGATGCTAAGATCACAGGGAAGACTGTGAAGGATATTTGAGGGTAGAGGTTAAAACCTCAGTACAAAAGGAGTTTATGTTGCAGGTGAAATGGAGTTATAAGTACCAGCATGAATGAGGTTGCTTCCCTAAACCTCTTTAAACTCTTAATGAATGAATGGGCTAGGGAGCAAGACAAGGTTATTAAAAGGGCATTTACTTGTAATCAGTTGCTTTTTGTGATTCCTCCACTGTACTATTCATAACATCTTTGAACCAGGCCCCAAAACTTCACCTCAGCAAAGTGAAGGACCATCAGACAAATGAAGAAATCTAGCTCAAATCTAAACTTACACTAAACCCGTCGCACTGGCAGGAAAGCATGTTTTGCTCACAAGCACTAAACCTAACCCGCCTTCTAAAGGCTGAGATTCCAGTGGCCACTTCCTTAAGTGCCCCCAAACCCACCTTCAGAGTCTCTCTCGAAGCCCATGAGCTGGTCGCTGTTGCGGtcaccttcctcctcttcctcttcctcctcttcttcaaaCTCCAGATCCTGGCCTAGCAGCAAATCACTCTCCAATACCAGGGCCCCGGGTCCTTCGTCGAGGGAGTCTTCGGTATCCACTGAAGAGGGGAGGGGGCTTGTAGATTCTCCCTCAGGAACCGAGCCCATCATCCGCACCCGGGGAGCCAACCCTCACAGACCGTACTTCCCGCACTCGCAGACCCTCTCGGGTACCTTGATGGGAAGCTAGGAGTCCCAGATcgcccaccccatccctcaggagTCGCCCTCCACCCAGACCCGAACCCTCGCCACTGACCCCACCCccgctcctccccaccccacggCCCCTGACCCCTGACCTTTGACCCCCTCGCATTTCACGGGCTGCGGGTGGCTTTGCTTCCTTCGGGGCATCGTGACCGGCTCCAGCCCGACGCGCCTCCGGCCTGcggccgcccggccccgccctcccAATTCGGCCCGCCCGCCCTTCCTCTCAGGGCCCGCAGGCAGCCCCCATACAGCGGCGCGGGCCCCGGGCAGCCCCCGGCCCTGGCCCCGGCGCCCAGCTCAGGccgctcccgccgccgccgccgcgtccATTCATGGAGCCCCCTACCCCCCTACGGACACCAGCTGGTACCTCCGTACTCGCTTCCGCTTCCGCTGCCGCAGAGCCACACGGGACGCGTAGTCCGTGAAAAGTAACAGCAGCTAAAGCGTCCACAGTGTGACCAGGAAGTGATTGTGACGAAAGCAAGCGGAAGAGCCAATCAGGAGTCAGGTGGAACCTCGCCGGTAAGGAGGACAGGTCGAACCCTACCCCTAGGTTTTGAGTCTACCAGCCTTTGACTCCTTGCAGGAGGAACAAGGAAATCATTCCTAACTCT
This region of Ovis canadensis isolate MfBH-ARS-UI-01 breed Bighorn chromosome 3, ARS-UI_OviCan_v2, whole genome shotgun sequence genomic DNA includes:
- the ZNF513 gene encoding zinc finger protein 513 isoform X1; this translates as MPRRKQSHPQPVKCEGVKVDTEDSLDEGPGALVLESDLLLGQDLEFEEEEEEEEEEGDRNSDQLMGFERDSEGDSLGARPGLPYGLSDDESGGGRALSAESEVEEPARGPGEARGERPGPACQLCGGPTGEGPCCGAGGPGGGPPLPPRLLYSCRLCAFVSHYSSHLKRHMQTHSGEKPFRCGRCPYASAQLVNLTRHTRTHTGEKPYRCPHCPFACSSLGNLRRHQRTHAGPPTPPCPTCGFRCCAPRPARPPSPTEQEGTVPRRPEDALLLPDLSLHVSPGGASFLPDCGQLRGEGEGLCGTGSEPLPELLFPWTCRNCGQELEEGEGSRLAAGTCGRCMRGETGGGASGGPQGPSDKGFACSLCPFATHYPNHLARHMKTHSGEKPFRCARCPYASAHLDNLKRHQRVHTGEKPYKCPLCPYACGNLANLKRHGRIHSGDKPFRCSLCNYSCNQSMNLKRHMLRHTGEKPFRCATCAYTTGHWDNYKRHQKVHGHGGAGGPGLSASEGWAPPHSPPPVLSSRGPAALGATSSRALHTDSP
- the SNX17 gene encoding sorting nexin-17, yielding MHFSIPETESRSGDSGGSAYVAYNIHVNGVLHCRVRYSQLLGLHEQLRKEYGANVLPAFPPKKLFSLTPAEVEQRREQLEKYMQAVRQDPLLGSSETFNSFLRRAQQETQQVPTEEVSLEVLLSNGQKVLVNVLTSDQTEDVLEAVAAKLDLPDDLIGYFSLFLVREKEDGAFSFVRKLQEFELPYVSVTSLRSQEYKIVLRKSYWDSAYDDDVMENRVGLNLLYAQTVADIEHGWILVTKEQHRQLKSLQEKVSKKEFLRLAQTLRHYGYLRFDACVADFPEKDCPVVVSAGNSELSLQLRLPGQQLREGSFRVTRMRCWRVTSSVPLPSGGTSSPGRGRGEVRLELAFEYLMSKDRLQWVTITSPQAIMMSICLQSMVDELMVKKSGGSIRKMLRRRVGGTLRRSESQQAVKSPPLLESPDASRESMVKLSSKLSAVSLRGIGTPGTDASASDVHGNFAFEGIGDEDL
- the ZNF513 gene encoding zinc finger protein 513 isoform X2, translated to MGFERDSEGDSLGARPGLPYGLSDDESGGGRALSAESEVEEPARGPGEARGERPGPACQLCGGPTGEGPCCGAGGPGGGPPLPPRLLYSCRLCAFVSHYSSHLKRHMQTHSGEKPFRCGRCPYASAQLVNLTRHTRTHTGEKPYRCPHCPFACSSLGNLRRHQRTHAGPPTPPCPTCGFRCCAPRPARPPSPTEQEGTVPRRPEDALLLPDLSLHVSPGGASFLPDCGQLRGEGEGLCGTGSEPLPELLFPWTCRNCGQELEEGEGSRLAAGTCGRCMRGETGGGASGGPQGPSDKGFACSLCPFATHYPNHLARHMKTHSGEKPFRCARCPYASAHLDNLKRHQRVHTGEKPYKCPLCPYACGNLANLKRHGRIHSGDKPFRCSLCNYSCNQSMNLKRHMLRHTGEKPFRCATCAYTTGHWDNYKRHQKVHGHGGAGGPGLSASEGWAPPHSPPPVLSSRGPAALGATSSRALHTDSP